The proteins below are encoded in one region of Anguilla anguilla isolate fAngAng1 chromosome 3, fAngAng1.pri, whole genome shotgun sequence:
- the LOC118222633 gene encoding endothelin receptor type B-like, whose protein sequence is MPNKFFVFCLLLLVFVETFIVVCAQTEADYLGPVVNDIIGAAASPTQQSGRDKDSLSANSSHPWPMSPGRPRAHPPMCSGTTEIRDTFKYINTVVSCLVFVVGIIGNSTLLRIIYKNKGMRNGPNFLIGSLGLGDLLHIIIDIPINVYKLLAVDWPFGVGLCKLVPFVQKASVGITVLSLCALSIDRYRAVTSWNRIKGIGIPKWTAIEIALIWVISIILAVPEAVAFDMIAMEYKGEHLRICLLHPMQTSKFMQFYKSAKDWWLFSIYFCMPVACTAIFYTLMTCEMLRKKNGMQIALTDHLKQRREVAKTVFCLVLVFALCWLPLHLSRILKLTIYDEKDPNRCELLSFFLVLDYIGINMASVNSCINPIALYMVSKRFKSCFRSCLCCWCTSPEMLDEKQSCMRSKVNGRGSEQSNSRGSNKYTSA, encoded by the exons ATGCCGAATAAATTTTTCGTATTCTGTCTCCtattgctggtttttgtggAAACTTTTATTGTAGTCTGCGCTCAGACGGAGGCCGACTACCTGGGGCCAGTTGTTAATGATATCATCGGAGCAGCTGCGTCCCCAACACAGCAATCTGGAAGAGATAAGGACAGCCTGAGCGCGAACAGTTCACACCCCTGGCCCATGTCTCCCGGGCGACCCAGAGCGCACCCACCTATGTGTTCCGGAACTACTGAAATCAgagatacatttaaatatataaacaccGTGGTCTCTTGTCTTGTGTTCGTTGTTGGAATAATCGGGAACTCGACATTATTGAGAATCATCTACAAAAACAAAGGCATGAGGAACGGACCCAACTTTCTTATCGGCAGTCTTGGTTTGGGGGACCTCTTACACATTATAATAGATATACCCATTAATGTTTACAAG CTGTTGGCTGTAGATTGGCCGTTTGGTGTTGGACTCTGCAAACTGGTGCCGTTTGTTCAAAAAGCATCTGTTGGAATTACGGTCTTGAGTTTATGTGCATTGAGCATCGACAG GTATCGGGCTGTCACATCATGGAATCGTATCAAAGGAATCGGTATTCCGAAGTGGACCGCGATAGAAATCGCATTGATATGGGTCATATCAATCATCCTAGCTGTGCCTGAGGCTGTTGCCTTTGACATGATTGCAATGGAGTACAAAGGAGAGCATCTGAGAATATGCCTCCTGCACCCAATGCAGACATCCAAGTTCATGCAG TTTTATAAGTCGGCGAAAGATTGGTGGCTCTTCAGCATCTATTTTTGCATGCCTGTGGCCTGCACTGCAATCTTCTACACGCTCATGACCTGTGAGATGCTAAGGAAGAAGAATGGGATGCAGATTGCTTTGACTGACCATCTGAAGCAG AGACGAGAGGTGGCTAAGACCGTTTTTTGTTTGGTGCTTGTGTTCGCGCTCTGTTGGCTACCCCTGCATCTCAGCAGAATCTTGAAATTGACCATTTATGATGAAAAGGACCCTAACAGGTGTGAATTGCTAAG CTTCTTCCTGGTGCTGGACTACATTGGCATCAACATGGCCTCTGTGAATTCCTGCATCAATCCCATTGCTCTGTACATGGTCAGCAAAAGGTTTAAGAGCTGTTTCAGA tcctgtctgtgctgttggtGCACTTCTCCCGAGATGCTGGATGAGAAACAGTCTTGCATGAGGTCCAAGGTCAATGGACGCGGCTCAGAGCAAAGCAACTCCCGAGGCAGCAATAAGTATACCTCTGCCTGA